In the genome of Streptomyces aquilus, the window ACGTCACGATGACCGCCATCGCCGAACCGCGCACCGCGTTCACGTACCGCATGCTGTCCCCCGTATCCCAGTCGTCCGGAGCCCGGCTCTTCGCCGCTCCGTCGAACCAGACAGAACCGTGGCGCTGGTCAGTTCTGCCGCACTCCGGCCTGTGACCCACTGGTGACGAAGTTCGGCCATAACCACGGTGGAAGGCCCCGGGGACCGGCGCTGCCGATCTCCGCGGGTGGCAGAGCTGTGACGGTGGCGATGGTGCTGTTGGCGGCGATGCTGTTCAGCGCAGGGCTGGGGGATGCGGGTCGCGGACCTGCGCGGGGTGGTCTCCCGGTCGCTGCGGCTGATCCGTACGATCCGACTCCTGCCCACGGGGCAAAGCGGGAAATGCCTACCGTGCCGCCGCACCGTCGCAGGCGCAGCCCGCGGTGGTGCCGCAGCAGGCGTTCGGTGCGGCTGCCGTGCTCTTGCCGAGTGTGTCGGCGTCGGCCTTGACGACGTAGACCTCCCAGGGTTCCTGGCCCGGGCCGGTCACCCAGGTCTTGTCCTGGACGGCGTAGCAGCAGGAGGTGTCGTTCTCCTCGGAGGTGGCCAGGCCCGCCTGCTGGAGCCGGGCGGTTGCGGCGGTGACCTGGTCGGTGGTGTCGACCTCGACGCCGAGGTGGTCGAGGCGGGTGTCCTCGCCGGCCTCGCCCTCGATCAGGACGAGCTTGAGCGGGGGCTCGGTGATGGCGAAGTTCGCGTAGCCGGGGCGGAGTTTGGCCGGCTCGGTGCCGAACAGCTTGGCGTAGAAGGCGATCGAGGCTTCGAGGTCGGCGACGCGCAGGGCGAGCTGAACGCGGGACATGGCGGGCTCCCTGATCGGAGTGTTGGTTCGATGTCTGTTGCGTGTTGTTTCGATGTCTGTCGATACAGGGAGCTTGCCTCTCTGATTAGGCGGCTGTCAACATAGACGTATGTCGAATCTGGAGCTGAAGGTGCTCGGCCAGGACGCGGAGGCGGCCGCGTGCTGCTCGCCGATGGTCCACGAGCCGCTCGACGGGGAAGCCGCCGTCCAACTGGCGAAGATGTTCAAGGCGCTGGCGGACCCGGTCCGGCTGCGGCTGCTGTCGCTGATCGCCTCCCATGAAGGCGGCGAGGCGTGCGTCTGCGACCTGACCGGCCCGTTCGACGTCTCCCAGCCGACCATCTCCCACCACCTCAAGGTGCTGCGCGAGGCCGGGCTCGTCGGCTGCGAGCGGCGCGGCACCTGGGTCTACTACTGGGTCCTGCCCGCCGCCCTGGCCAGGCTCTCCTCCCTGCTCCAGGCCCCGGCCGGCGCGAGTGCGGGAGCGGCGAGGTGACCGGGGGAGCGGTGCTCGGCCGCGGAGGTCGTCGAGGACGGGCGCGCACTTCGACCTTGTGGTCATGCCGGCCGCCTGGCCGCACCACCGAGGCGGTCCGGTCCTCCGACGTCGTCATCACCAGGGGCTGCGGCGACGCCTGCCCCTCCTTCCCCGGCGAGCGGTACCTGGACTGGCAGCCGGACGACCCGGCCGCCCAGGGCGCGGGCGCCGTCCGCCCCCTCCGCGACCGGATCGAGCAGCGGATCCGCGGCCTGCTCGCCGAGCTCGACATCGAGGTCACCCCGTGACCGCCGCAGCGGTGACCGTCACCGCGATGCTCCCCGAACACGCCGAGCAGGTCCTGGCGATCTACCAGGCCGGGATCGACGGCGGCGACGCCACCTTCGAGGAAACCGCCCCCACCTGGGAGGTCTTCGACGCCACCCGGCTCGCCGAGCACCGCCTCGCCGCCCTCGACGGCGACGGCCGGGTGCTCGGCTGGGCCGCCGCGGTCCCGGTCTCCGACCGGTGTGTGTATGCCGGGGTGGTCGAGCACTCCGTCTACGTCGATCCCGGCGCCCGAGGGCGCGGCGTCGGCCTCGCCCTGCTCCAGGCACTGCTGGCCTCCACGGACGCGGCCGGGATCTGGACCGTCCAGTCCGGCATCTTCCCGGAGAACACCGCCAGCCTCGCCCTGCACATGAAGGCCGGCTTCCGCGTTGTCGGCACCCGCGAACGGCTCGGCCGGCACCGCGGTCGCTGGCGCGACGTCGTCCTCGTCGAGCGCCGCAGCCCCGCCGTCGCCTGAACCGGCCCGGCGGCGAGCGCGGGTGGATCAACCGGCAGCAAGCCGGGGAGTCCAGCGTCCTGACGGCGTGACGACGTGACGGCGTGACGGCGTGACGGCGTGACGGCGTGACGGCGTGACGACGGGACGACGTGGTTCAGGCTGCCAGGGGCATCGCCGTCGTGTCCCGTGCCAGGCGATCCGGTCGCTGTCTCACATGCGGGACCTGGTCAGAGCCGTACGGCCGTGCGGATCAGGCCGGCCAGGGTGAGGGAGCGGCTGTGGGCAGGCCAGGCGATATGAGTCACGATCGGCGATGCGTCGGCCAAAGGGACGGCCGTGTGCTCGGTCCACAGCCAGGAGCGGGCGGAGTCGGGGACGATCGCCACGGTGCGTCCGAGGGCGATGAGCTGGGCCAGTTGTGTCTGGTTGTGGATCTCCGGGCCAGGGCCGGGTGGGTAGGTGCCGCGCGTGGGCCAGCGGGCGAGCGGCAGACCGGGGATGTCCCTGACATCGGCGAGGGACAAGGTTTCGTGGGCGGCCAGGGGGTGCCCGGTCGGCAGGACGGCGACCTGCCCCTCGGTCGTCAGGGGCTCGCTGTCGAACCCGGCGAGGGAGTTCCACGGCGTGTGCATGAGCGCGACGTCGGCGCGTCCGTCGCGCAGCAGTTCTTCCTGCTCGTTGATGCTGCACGGCAGCACCTCGATCTCGGCGCTGTCGGGCTCGGCCGCGTAGGCGTCGAGGAGCTTGCGCAGCAGGTCGTGGGAGGCGGCGGCCTTCACCGCGAGGACCAGCCGTTCGCGGGAGCCGCCGAAGCTGTCGGCACCGCCGGCGCGCCGGGTGCGGCGAGCGGCGGCGGCCGTCGCGTCGAGGGCCGCCCGTCCCTCCTGGAGCAGCACCTCTCCGGCACCGGTCAGGCGGACACCGCGACGGTTGCGCTCCAGCAGGCGGACCCCGAGGCGCCGTTCGAGCTGCTGGATAGCCCGCGACAGCGGCGGCTGGGCCATGCCGAGGCGCTCGGCGGCCCGCCCGAAGTGCAGTTCCTCGGCGACGGCCACGAAGTACCTCAACTCGCGGGTTTCCAAGGTGTCCACGGCCGCAGCATACGTGGGTGATACCTGCTAGGTATGACAGGCCACCGTATCGGTGTTGGCCGCGCTGTTCGTCCGAGGGCCACCATGATCAGCATGAGCGAAACGATGATCGCGCTGGTGACCGGCGCGAACAAGGGAATCGGGTACGAGATCGCGGCCGGGCTGGGCAGCCTCGGATACCGCGTGGGCGTGGGAGCCCGTGACGAGGCCCGACGCGACACCGCTGTCGGGAAGCTGCGCGCCCTCGGCGTGGACGCGTTCGGGGTGCCGCTGGACGTGACCGACGACCGGAGCGTGACCGATGCCGCGGAGCTGGTCGAACGGCTGGCCGGGCGCTTGGACGCCCTGGTCAACAATGCCGGTGTCTCGGGCGAGATGGGCCCGGGGTGGGAGCAGGACCCGACCGTGCTCGATCTGGAGGTGCTCCGCACGGTCGTGGACACCAACGTCATGGGTGTCGTCCGGGTGACCAACGCGATGCTGCCGCTGCTGCGACGCTCGGCCTCGCCCCGCATCGTCAACGTCTCCAGCAGCGTCGGCTCCCTGACCCGGCAGGCGGACCCCGACACCGAGATCGGCCCGATCATGGCGGCCTACGCGCCGTCGAAGTCCTTCCTCAACGCCCTCACCGTCCAGTACGCCCGACAGTTCACCGGGACGAACATCCTGATCAACGCCGCCTGCCCGGGCCTGGTCGCCACCGACTTCACAGGCTTCCACGGACCCCGCACCCCCGAACAGGGCGCGGCCACACCGATCCGGCTCGCCACACTGCCCGACGGCGGCCCGAGCGGGTCGTTCTTCGAGGACGACGGCGTCGTCCCCTGGTGACCACGATCTGCCCTCAACCGCGCCCACGCCGCCACCGCGAGCCGCCGTGGCTTCCTCTCTTCCTTGCGTCGGTGTGCCGCCCGCACCGGCGGCTGTGCCGGTGCAATACATTCTGGGAGGATTTCGGGCACATCGGGTGTCCCGTCGCAACGGGGGTCCGTCATGCAAACCTCGCTCCGGCTCTTCGCGGTCCCGCTGGCCGCGGCACTTGTCGCCGGGTGCGGCAGCTCCAGCGGTTCGGGTGACGCCGGTGTTTCATCCAGGACGCCGACGAGCACCGTATCGGCGGGGATTCCCGGCTGCGCGCCGGAGTGCCTCTCAGGCGGTTCGGATCCCGGCACCCTGCCTGCGGGTTCACATCGGACGTCCCACTTCCTCAATGGGCAGCTGACGGTGGCCTTCACCGGGCGGTGGGAGAGCCATGAGGACCAGCCCGTCGAGTTCTCCGTGGCACCGGAGGGCAGCTGGGATGTGCACCGGGTCCTGTTCTGGTCCGACCTGATCCCGGTGGGCAAGGATCGCAAACGTGCCGCAGGCGTGGCCAGTACCGCCTCGGAGCTCGTGGCCTGGCTGGGAACTCGGCCGAACCTGCACGTCTCCACACCGCGGAGCGGCAGCATCGGCAAGGCTCCTCTGCCGGCGAAGGTCGTCGACATCGCGATCTCCAGCGCGGCGGTCAACGAGGCCGCCGACTGCCCGGTGCGGGCCTGCGCGGACTTCCTGACCTGGCCGAACGCCGGCGACAATGTCTATGGCATCGCGGAGCCCGCGGTACTGCGGCTCTATCTGTCGGACGTCGAGTACGGGGGCAGGAATCATCTGCTCGCCGTCGGGATCGAAGGGCAGGACCGGGCCGACCTCAAGGACTTCCTCCCCGAAGCGGAGCGCCTCATCGCCACTGCCGACGCCCCGCTCAGCCCGGCGTCCTGAGTTCTCACCTCCTCCAGCTGTGGAGCTGCGTCATCCGACGCCGGGGGCGGTGCGGGGGTACAGCGTGCGCAGGCCCTCGTTCAACGCGTACGGCAACGCCGACCCGTGCGTCTGCCTCGGGTACAGGCGGGAGGTGAGCTCCAGGGACGGGTAGTCGCGCAGCCGCAGCAACTGCGCCATGCGGGTCATCGACCCGAGGATGTCGACGGCGGCCAGATAGGGATCGGTCAGCTCCGCCTCGCCCGCGCCGAGGAACACCTTCGCCGCCAGGTCGTCGTGGGTCGCGGCGTATTCGGCTTCCAGCGTGAACAGCAGATCCTCGCATCCGCTGAGCGCAGGGCTGCTGGCCAGATAGCCGCCGAAGGCCGCCGGGCGGGACAGCAGGGCGAAGCCGACGAAGTGTCCGCCGCCGGAGAACCCCACGAGACCGTGGTGGTCGTCGAACCGGAACTCGCGCGCCAACCGCGGGCGCAACTCGTCCACCAGGAACGACAGAAACGCCTCGGCGCCGCCGCCCCTCGGCAGGTCGCCGGACTGTGCTTCCATGTGTGCGCCGCCGGGCCCTGCGTTGACCCATCTCGGCCTCGGATAGAAGTCGTGTGTTCTACGCGAGCCGAACTCGGCGGGATCGCTGTCGTCGGGAGCACCGACGCCGATCACGATGAGCTCGGCGACTTCCTGCACGGTGTGGAGCCAGTTCAACAGGCCGACGGTCAGCGGGAAGCTGAGGGAGGCGTCTGTCACCCACAGGACCGGGTAGCTGCGGTCATCGTGCTCGTACGACGGGGGGAGCGCGATGTGCACATCGTGCGGCCAGGGCACGTCGGTCCCCTGCGTCCGTCTGGTCGGCAGGACCTGATAGGTGTGCCGGGCCGGGGACACGACTTCCTCCTGCTGGTCGGTCGGCGTCATGCCGAGGTGCCGAGTGGGGGGTGGTCGAGGACGCGGGGTTTGTACTCGACCAGCTGGATGCGGCCGTCGAACGTGCGGTGGTCGGTCATCTCCAGGGCCACGTCCGGATAGCCGTCGTAAATGCGTTCCTCGCCCGTGGCCCCGGTGATCACCGGGAACATCACGACGCGGAAGCGGTCGACGAGTCCGGCTCGGAGCAGGGAGCGGGACAGGCTGAGGCTGCCGATGGTGCTGAGGAGGCCCGAGCCGGTCGACTTCATGGCGCGGACCGCCTCAACGGCGTCGTCGCGGACGAGCGTGGAGTTGGCCCACTTCAGGGGCTCTTCGAGGGTGGCGGAGAACACCACCTTGGATGCCTGCGTGAGTTGGTCGACGGAGGCTTCTTCCTCCGGACGGAACTCGTCTTGGCCGGCGGGGATCTCGCCTGCGGCGAAGCCCGACATCAGGCGGTAGGTGTTCGCTCCCATCAGGTACGTGACCTCGGGCTGTTCACCGAGCCATGCGAGGTACTCCGGGCCCTCCAGGCCCCAGAACCCGGGCCAGCCCTCTCCCGAGGCGTAGCCGTCCAGAGAGGTGATGAAGTCGACGAGAAGCTCCGACATGACAGCGTCCTTTCGTGAGGTGTCACGAGCTTGGACCGGGCGGGAGCCGCGAACTCATCGGCCGTGCCGGGGAGCAACGAGAAAAGCCCATGACGCCTTGTTGCTGTCCGTCTGTCGTGCCTGGTCCAGGCTGCGCCGGAGCCGGGCCTGTTGCGGGGGGCGTGGACACGGGATGAGTCTCCGTCCAGCGTCCCAGGCCCGCCGACCTCCGCCACTCCGGGCGACGGCTGCCTCACCGGGCCGATGTGGCGTCGCGGCGTGACAATGAGAGACGGCGGCTGCTCAGGATCTGGGAGGCACCGTGAGTGATCTCGAGTTCGAACAGAAGCGGACGCTGTCGCGTGTCGAGGCGGCCGACCAGCTGGAGGCCGTGGCGGCCGCGCTCAGACGCGGTGGGCAGGCGGAGCTGGACATCGGCCCCGGCCGGCTGACGGTGCGCATCCCGGACGAGCTGCGCACCGAGCTTGAGGTCGAGCTGGAGGACGGCGAGATCGACCTGGAGATCGAGCTGTCCTGGCGGACGCCGCAGGCCGGCCGCGCGGCGGACGAGGACTGACGGGGGAGGGGACGAGGACTGACGGGGGAGGGCCGGAGGCGTTCCGTGATCCGATCCGTGAAGACGCTCAGCCGAGGATCCGGCGCTTCTGGGCCTGCATCTCCTCGTCGGTCAGGATTCCCTGGGCCTTGAGGTCGGCGAGCTGCTTGAGCTGGTCGATCTTGTTGGACATGTCGTCGCCGGTGGAGGACGGTGCCGCTGGCTGGGCCGGGGCGGGCGGTGGCGCGGCGGCCGGCTGTTCGTAAGAGGGCTGCCGCTGCTCCTGCTGTGCCCAGCGGCCGGCCTGACGCCTGGAGACACGGTTGGACACCGCTGTGGCAGTGCCTGAGATCACGGCGGTCCGTGCGACGCCTCGAAGAAGTCCCGGCATGGTGTGTCCTTGGTGTTGTACGCGGTCAGGAACGGGGATTCGGGGCTCCCAGGGGAGCCGGGAGGGGCCTGCGTCAGACCTTCACCGGTCAGCTCGACGGGGTGGTCTGCTCGAGGGCGTCCAGCGACGCGAGGAGGGCCTGCACCGGGATTCTGCCGCCGGCCACCATCTGGGCGCCGCCGCGTCGCAGCTCGCGGGCCAGCGGTGCGGCCCAGGTGTTCTCGTACACCAGGATCGCGGCCGAGGTGTCCGCCTCCAGTGCCGCGGCTGCGTCCTGGAGGTCGCTGTGGTCGAGGAGGCCTGAGGAGGCTCCTTCGAACACGGTCAGGTCGACCCCCTCGCCGATGTCCTGAAGCTCCAGCGCGGCCACCGAGCCGTCCGCTTCCTTACGGACGAACACCAGGTCGAGGATGCGGATGATGCCGCGGTCGACGAGGTCGAGGAGCAGGGGAAAACCCTGTCCCGTCATGCGGTTGCCGGGGAATTCGAGGACCAGGTAGTCGACAGGTCCCATGTCTTCCAGCTCTGTGTTCACGACCACTCCCCACAAGCGGATTCGGTCCATCGTGGCGTCCGGAGCAAGTGCACCTGGGCCGGCACGTCGGCGACCGCGAGGGTGACTCCTGTCAGCCCATTGCAGCATCGGGCGGGCGGCCCCGCACCTCATGCGGGGCCGGGGGCGGCATGACCGGGCTCAGGCCGTTGTCGGGTCCTTCGACGGCGGGGGAACCACGACGGCGAGGCCGTTCTGGCGAAGTCGCTCGCTTCCCCAAGCGCCGAGCGGGCGCAGTGCCTCGTTGAGCGCGGCACCTGCCTCCGTGAGTGAGTACTCGACCTTCGGCGGCACCTCTGCGTAGACCTCGCGGTGGATGAGCCCGTCCTCCTCCATCTGGCGAAGGTGCTGGGTGAGCATCTTCTCGCTCACTCCGGGGAGCGCTCGACGCAACTCGGCGAAGCGGCGGGTGCCGTGGGCATGCAACTCCCAGAGGATGAGGCCCTTCCACTTTCCGCTCACGACATCGAGTGCGGCATCGATTCCGCAGATGTAGGGACCTCGACGGGCAGGCATGGGCACCTCGTTCGGTTCGGTTGGGTGGGGGTACTTACCAATTGGTGTGTACCCCACTATTTAGTCGGTACTTCCGGGGGACGGTGGTGAAGGCGAAGCTGGTCGACAAGTGATCAAGGGATCTAGAGATCCAGAGATCAAACCCCAGCGTCTTCAAGGAGTTTCGCGCATGACCACTCGCTCACCTGTCACCGTGCTCGGTCTCGGGCCGATGGGCCAGGCAATGGCCCGCTCCCTCATGCGAGCCGGACACCCGGTCACGGTGTGGAACCGCACGCCAGGTCGCGCCGAGGAGGTGGTCGCGGCAGGGGCACAGCTCGCCGCCACCCCCGCGCAGGCCGTCGCCGCCGGTGACCTCAGCATCCTCAGCCTGACCGACTACCAGGCGATGTGGGACACCCTGGGCGGCGCGACGGCGTCTCTACGGGGGCGGACCTTGGTCAATCTCAGCTCCGACACCCCGGACCGCACCCGTGAGGCCGCGGTATGGGCGGCCGGCCACGGAGCGACGTTCCTGACCGGCGGTGTGATGGTGCCGGCCCCGATGGTCGGCACCGAGGCGGCGTACGCGTACTACAGCGGACCCCGTGAGGCGATGGACCGGCATCGGGAGACACTCGCCCGGATCGGGACGCCGCGCTATCTCGGCGAGGACCCCGGCCTGGCCCAGCTCATGTACCTGGCGCATCTCGACGTGTTCCTCACCACGCTGTCGTCGCTGACGCACGCCGTCGCGCTGCTGCAGTCGGAGGGCCTCAAGGCGAGCGACGTCTTCCCGGAGCTGATGCCGACGCTGGTCGGCATCCCGGCCATGCTGGAGGCGGGCCGGAATCCTGCCGCCCAGATCGACGCCGGTGAACACCCGGGCAACCTGAGCACCGCGACGATGATGGGAGCCACCGCCGACCACATCGTCGCGGCGAGTGAGCAGGCGGGCATCGATCTCGCCCTGCCTCGCGCGGTGCAGCGCCATTACGCCCGCGCGATCGCCGACGGGCACGGCGGCGACAACTGGACCCGCATCATCGACGGCATCCGCACACCGCACCCGGAGGCCTGAGCGCTGTCCTCGGCGGGGACCTTGCGTGCCGCCGAGTACAGCGGTGTCGAGACGGTCGCCGTGCCCGCGTTGATCAGGTCGGCGAGAACAAGTCCGACCGCCGCTTCATACGGCCATGACTCTTTCGTGGATGTCGGTCACGACCTTGCGGGCCGAGCTGAACGCGCCGTGCTGCCAGGCGATGACATGGCTGAGCCAGTCGCCGGCGAAGTAGACGTGCCCGGCCGGCTGGTTGAGCAGCTTGTACTCGGGACCGCTCTGCGAGGGCCAGCCCACCCAGCCCGCCTCGATGTGAGGCGTGCGATGCCAGGCCACGCTGAAGGAGTGATCGAGTTCGGTGCGGTACTTGTCACCGTGGATCTTCACACCCCGGCTCACCGCCCGCGCGACGCGCTCAGCGTGCGGCAGATCGCTGTAGGCGACGGCGCTGGCACCGAAGTTGTAGTAGCCGATGAGTGTGCCGCGGCGGCCCTGGTAGCCGTACGAGGGGTACCAGATGGTCGCCAGGTCCGTGTCGGTCGGCGTGATGCCGCCGTAGATGTGCTCGTCCGTCTCCCACCAGCGGCTGCGGTACTCGAGCCCCACCTTGCCGACAGGCGTCGGGGAGGCGTACTTCAGCGCGGCGGTGACGTTCGTGCCCAGGTTGTGCTTGAGGCGGGCCATGACCATCGGCGGCATGGCCGCGACGACGAAGTCGGCGCGCTGGGTGCGGTTGTGGCCGCCGGTGTCCTTGTACGTGACCTCGGCGCCGTCCGGCAGGTCCTTGACCTCCAGCACCGTGGCGCCATAGGTGATGCGGTGCCGGCCGATCGCCTTGGCCAGGGCGTACGGGATGGCGTCCATGCCGCCCACCGGCTGGAACATCAACATGGCCTGGTCGTAGCCGAATTCGAAGGCGAAGCGCTGCCCCACGCCGCTGGCCACGACATCCGACAACGTTGGCACCGGGCCGAGGACCGTGCCCTCCTCGAAGGCCGCGCCGGGTTCGACGGAGT includes:
- a CDS encoding ArsI/CadI family heavy metal resistance metalloenzyme; protein product: MSRVQLALRVADLEASIAFYAKLFGTEPAKLRPGYANFAITEPPLKLVLIEGEAGEDTRLDHLGVEVDTTDQVTAATARLQQAGLATSEENDTSCCYAVQDKTWVTGPGQEPWEVYVVKADADTLGKSTAAAPNACCGTTAGCACDGAAAR
- a CDS encoding ArsR/SmtB family transcription factor, translating into MSNLELKVLGQDAEAAACCSPMVHEPLDGEAAVQLAKMFKALADPVRLRLLSLIASHEGGEACVCDLTGPFDVSQPTISHHLKVLREAGLVGCERRGTWVYYWVLPAALARLSSLLQAPAGASAGAAR
- a CDS encoding GNAT family N-acetyltransferase, with product MLPEHAEQVLAIYQAGIDGGDATFEETAPTWEVFDATRLAEHRLAALDGDGRVLGWAAAVPVSDRCVYAGVVEHSVYVDPGARGRGVGLALLQALLASTDAAGIWTVQSGIFPENTASLALHMKAGFRVVGTRERLGRHRGRWRDVVLVERRSPAVA
- a CDS encoding LysR family transcriptional regulator, whose product is MDTLETRELRYFVAVAEELHFGRAAERLGMAQPPLSRAIQQLERRLGVRLLERNRRGVRLTGAGEVLLQEGRAALDATAAAARRTRRAGGADSFGGSRERLVLAVKAAASHDLLRKLLDAYAAEPDSAEIEVLPCSINEQEELLRDGRADVALMHTPWNSLAGFDSEPLTTEGQVAVLPTGHPLAAHETLSLADVRDIPGLPLARWPTRGTYPPGPGPEIHNQTQLAQLIALGRTVAIVPDSARSWLWTEHTAVPLADASPIVTHIAWPAHSRSLTLAGLIRTAVRL
- a CDS encoding SDR family oxidoreductase gives rise to the protein MSETMIALVTGANKGIGYEIAAGLGSLGYRVGVGARDEARRDTAVGKLRALGVDAFGVPLDVTDDRSVTDAAELVERLAGRLDALVNNAGVSGEMGPGWEQDPTVLDLEVLRTVVDTNVMGVVRVTNAMLPLLRRSASPRIVNVSSSVGSLTRQADPDTEIGPIMAAYAPSKSFLNALTVQYARQFTGTNILINAACPGLVATDFTGFHGPRTPEQGAATPIRLATLPDGGPSGSFFEDDGVVPW
- a CDS encoding alpha/beta hydrolase — its product is MTPTDQQEEVVSPARHTYQVLPTRRTQGTDVPWPHDVHIALPPSYEHDDRSYPVLWVTDASLSFPLTVGLLNWLHTVQEVAELIVIGVGAPDDSDPAEFGSRRTHDFYPRPRWVNAGPGGAHMEAQSGDLPRGGGAEAFLSFLVDELRPRLAREFRFDDHHGLVGFSGGGHFVGFALLSRPAAFGGYLASSPALSGCEDLLFTLEAEYAATHDDLAAKVFLGAGEAELTDPYLAAVDILGSMTRMAQLLRLRDYPSLELTSRLYPRQTHGSALPYALNEGLRTLYPRTAPGVG
- a CDS encoding dihydrofolate reductase family protein — encoded protein: MSELLVDFITSLDGYASGEGWPGFWGLEGPEYLAWLGEQPEVTYLMGANTYRLMSGFAAGEIPAGQDEFRPEEEASVDQLTQASKVVFSATLEEPLKWANSTLVRDDAVEAVRAMKSTGSGLLSTIGSLSLSRSLLRAGLVDRFRVVMFPVITGATGEERIYDGYPDVALEMTDHRTFDGRIQLVEYKPRVLDHPPLGTSA
- a CDS encoding amphi-Trp domain-containing protein, which produces MSDLEFEQKRTLSRVEAADQLEAVAAALRRGGQAELDIGPGRLTVRIPDELRTELEVELEDGEIDLEIELSWRTPQAGRAADED
- a CDS encoding SHOCT domain-containing protein — encoded protein: MPGLLRGVARTAVISGTATAVSNRVSRRQAGRWAQQEQRQPSYEQPAAAPPPAPAQPAAPSSTGDDMSNKIDQLKQLADLKAQGILTDEEMQAQKRRILG
- a CDS encoding DUF6325 family protein: MGPVDYLVLEFPGNRMTGQGFPLLLDLVDRGIIRILDLVFVRKEADGSVAALELQDIGEGVDLTVFEGASSGLLDHSDLQDAAAALEADTSAAILVYENTWAAPLARELRRGGAQMVAGGRIPVQALLASLDALEQTTPSS
- a CDS encoding winged helix-turn-helix transcriptional regulator, translating into MPARRGPYICGIDAALDVVSGKWKGLILWELHAHGTRRFAELRRALPGVSEKMLTQHLRQMEEDGLIHREVYAEVPPKVEYSLTEAGAALNEALRPLGAWGSERLRQNGLAVVVPPPSKDPTTA
- a CDS encoding NAD(P)-dependent oxidoreductase; protein product: MTTRSPVTVLGLGPMGQAMARSLMRAGHPVTVWNRTPGRAEEVVAAGAQLAATPAQAVAAGDLSILSLTDYQAMWDTLGGATASLRGRTLVNLSSDTPDRTREAAVWAAGHGATFLTGGVMVPAPMVGTEAAYAYYSGPREAMDRHRETLARIGTPRYLGEDPGLAQLMYLAHLDVFLTTLSSLTHAVALLQSEGLKASDVFPELMPTLVGIPAMLEAGRNPAAQIDAGEHPGNLSTATMMGATADHIVAASEQAGIDLALPRAVQRHYARAIADGHGGDNWTRIIDGIRTPHPEA
- a CDS encoding flavin monoamine oxidase family protein is translated as MAPEQSPASRRDFLRSVGAAGGAGVLYSTMGALGLAPVPDVRADEYRAPRQSDFALTGRSGKKVLVLGGGIAGLATAYELGKAGYDCRILEANDRPGGRNWTVRGGTELTDLDGRTQTASFTKGQYMNAGPARLPQSHVTLEYCRELGVELQVFTNQNANAYIYHENSAALAGKPMRWRTAKADVYGYLSELLAKATNQGALDARLTAQDKERLIAFLQSFGAIKGKADGYAYTGSDRRGYSVEPGAAFEEGTVLGPVPTLSDVVASGVGQRFAFEFGYDQAMLMFQPVGGMDAIPYALAKAIGRHRITYGATVLEVKDLPDGAEVTYKDTGGHNRTQRADFVVAAMPPMVMARLKHNLGTNVTAALKYASPTPVGKVGLEYRSRWWETDEHIYGGITPTDTDLATIWYPSYGYQGRRGTLIGYYNFGASAVAYSDLPHAERVARAVSRGVKIHGDKYRTELDHSFSVAWHRTPHIEAGWVGWPSQSGPEYKLLNQPAGHVYFAGDWLSHVIAWQHGAFSSARKVVTDIHERVMAV